DNA from Paludisphaera mucosa:
CAGGTCATGCCCCCGCAATATATCTTCAGCATCGAGAAACTGTCGAAGGCCCACGGCAAGAAAGAGGTCCTGAAGAATATCTGGCTGTCCTTCTACCCCGGCGCGAAGATCGGCGTCATCGGCGGCAACGGATCGGGCAAGAGCACGCTCCTGCGGATCATGGCCGGGCTCGACAAGGATTTCGTGGGCACCGCCCGGCCGGCGCCGAACATCTCGATCGGCTACCTGCCGCAGGAGCCGACGCTGGATCCTCGCTACGACGTCAAAGGGAACGTCGAGTTGGCGGTGAAGGCCGTCCGCGACCACCTGAACCGCTTCGACGCCATCAATGCTCGACTCGGCGAAGGCCCCGACGCCGACGAGATGGACGCCCTCCTCGCCGAGCAAGCGGACGTGCAAGACGCCATCGAGGCGGCGAACGGATGGGACCTTGATCGCAGGCTCGAGATCGCGATGGATGCCATGCGTCTGCCGCCGGGCGACGCCGACGTCTCGACCCTTTCGGGCGGCGAGCGCCGGCGGGTGGCGCTCTGCAAGATTCTCCTCGAACGCCACGACATCCTGCTCCTCGACGAGCCCACGAACCATCTCGACGCCGAGAGCGTCGCCTGGCTCGAACGGCATCTGCAGGAACACTCCGGGACGGTCATCCTCGTCACCCACGATCGCTACTTCCTCGACAACGTCGTGAAGTGGATCCTGGAACTCGACCGCGGCCAGGGGATCCCCTGGGAAGGCAACTACTCCTCCTGGCTGGAGCAGAAGCAGGACCGCCTCGCCCTGGAGGAGAAGCAAGAGAGCACGCGACGCAAGCAATTGGCTCGCGAGCTGGAGTGGGTGCGGATGTCGCCCCGGGCCCGAGTCGCCAAGAACCGGGCCCGGCTCCAGCGCTACGAGCAGCTCGCCGCCGCCGACTACGAGAAGCGCGACGAGGCCGTGGTCATCCAGATCCCGCCGGGGCCGCACCTGGGCTCGCTGGTGGTGGAAGCCGAGGGCGTGGCCAAGGGGTTCGGCGACCGTCTCCTCTTCGAGGATATGACGTTCCGGCTCCCCCCCGGCGGGATCGTCGGCGTGATCGGCCCCAACGGCGCGGGCAAGACGACGCTCTTCCGGATGATCGTCGGCCAGGAGACGGCCGACAAGGGCGTGTTGCGCGTGGGCGATTCGGTCGTGCCCTCGTACGTCGACCAGAACCGCGACTCGCTGGGCGCCGAGAATACGGTCTTCCAGGAGATCACCGGCGGCCTCGACCAGGTGACGCTCGGTCGTCGCAAGATGCCGGCCCGCGCCTACGTCGCGGCCTTCAACTTCAAGGGGCCCGACCAGGAAAAGCTCGTCGGCAAGCTGTCCGGCGGCGAGCGGAACCGGGTCCACCTCGCCAAGCTGCTCAAGAGCGGCGGCAACCTGCTCCTCCTCGACGAGCCGACCAACGACCTGGACGTCGACATGCTCCGCGCGCTGGAGGAAGCCCTTCTCGATTTCGGCGGCTGCGCCGTGGTCATCAGCCACGACCGCTGGTTCCTCGACCGGGTCGCGACCCACATCCTCGCCTTCGAGGGCGAGAGCAAGGTCGTCTGGTGCGACGGCAATTTCGAGACCTACGAGGCCCAGCGCCACGAACGTCTCGGCGTCGACGCCGACCAGCCCCACCGCATCAAGTACAAGTCCCTCACACGCTGATCGGGACGCGATCGATTCCATACGACGAGGGATCATGCGACGATACGATCGCATGATCCTTCGTTCGTTTCCGCGGCGTCGCCGCGACGCCGTGGCCCGCGCAGACTAGCAGGGCGTCTGGGTCGTCGATTGCG
Protein-coding regions in this window:
- the ettA gene encoding energy-dependent translational throttle protein EttA, with the protein product MPPQYIFSIEKLSKAHGKKEVLKNIWLSFYPGAKIGVIGGNGSGKSTLLRIMAGLDKDFVGTARPAPNISIGYLPQEPTLDPRYDVKGNVELAVKAVRDHLNRFDAINARLGEGPDADEMDALLAEQADVQDAIEAANGWDLDRRLEIAMDAMRLPPGDADVSTLSGGERRRVALCKILLERHDILLLDEPTNHLDAESVAWLERHLQEHSGTVILVTHDRYFLDNVVKWILELDRGQGIPWEGNYSSWLEQKQDRLALEEKQESTRRKQLARELEWVRMSPRARVAKNRARLQRYEQLAAADYEKRDEAVVIQIPPGPHLGSLVVEAEGVAKGFGDRLLFEDMTFRLPPGGIVGVIGPNGAGKTTLFRMIVGQETADKGVLRVGDSVVPSYVDQNRDSLGAENTVFQEITGGLDQVTLGRRKMPARAYVAAFNFKGPDQEKLVGKLSGGERNRVHLAKLLKSGGNLLLLDEPTNDLDVDMLRALEEALLDFGGCAVVISHDRWFLDRVATHILAFEGESKVVWCDGNFETYEAQRHERLGVDADQPHRIKYKSLTR